Proteins found in one Planococcus citri chromosome 2, ihPlaCitr1.1, whole genome shotgun sequence genomic segment:
- the LOC135834605 gene encoding uncharacterized protein LOC135834605: protein MAVIKNVCCLSLRTGTLFLLYVHLISNVWSVMSNLTSYGDTTFNKYIGSNPPLFYTNLFLSVIGGLIFLATIISISNGTPSNSLLSTDIAFLVLGVVYGVYETVQINLDDSFRELYNEAVNEEAHKLRPEDQEEFLNLMNSMYGSVLAFVCFIVFIGIAFTIYSILVFHSYNTEVKKNIGNGMSFRINNSGVTNSSAAAPPAYSSQYPGQFPQYFVEVDIKK from the exons ATGGCAGTAATTAAGAACGTATGTTGTTTGTCATTGAGAACGGGCACTCTGTTTTTACTCTATGTTCACCTG aTCAGTAATGTATGGAGCGTGATGTCCAATTTGACTAGTTATGGCGATACTACGTTCAACAAATATATAG GTTCAAATCCTCCGTTGTTTTACACGAATTTATTTCTCTCAGTAATCGGAGGATTAATTTTCTTGGCCACAATCATATCCATTTCTAAT GGAACACCTTCCAATTCTTTGTTAAGCACGGACATTGCATTTTTAGTCTTGGGAGTGGTCTATGGAGTTTACGAGACGGTGCAGATTAATTTGGATGATAGTTTTAGGGAATTGTATAATGAGGCAGTGAACGAAGAAGCACATAAATTACGTCCAGAAGATCAAGAGGAATTTTTAAACTTAATGAATTCGATGTATGGGTCGGTTTTAGCATTTGTTTGCTTCATTGTATTCATTGGAATTG CTTTCACAATCTACTCGATTCTGGTTTTCCACAGCTACAACactgaggtgaaaaaaaatattggaaatggCATGTCGTTCAGAATTAACAATTCTGGAGTAACTAATTCATCTGCAGCTGCACCTCCAGCGTACTCCTCGCAGTACCCCGGCCAATTTCCCCAGTACTTCGTCGAAGTCGATATTAAAAAGTGA